The genomic segment CCTGCCAACGCGCTAACGTCACCTCGATTATTGGCATCAGTTCGGCATCGCGGAACGGTTTAATCAGATAGCCGAAGACGCCGGCCATGCGCGCGCGCTCAGCCAATTCACGCGAGGCCGATGCCGTGAGCAGAATCACCGGCGCTAACCCTTCGTGGCACAAGATTTTCGCTGCTTCCACCCCATCGAGATGGGGCATCTTATAATCGAGTAACACCAAATCGGGC from the Chloroflexaceae bacterium genome contains:
- a CDS encoding ANTAR domain-containing protein, with product PDLVLLDYKMPHLDGVEAAKILCHEGLAPVILLTASASRELAERARMAGVFGYLIKPFRDAELMPIIEVTLARWQVYQARRNEVKALRERLETRKEIEQAKGVLMDLHGLTEAEAFRRIQQLAMRNRKTMREVAQAILLTRQLAGG